A window of the Henckelia pumila isolate YLH828 chromosome 3, ASM3356847v2, whole genome shotgun sequence genome harbors these coding sequences:
- the LOC140891116 gene encoding uncharacterized protein isoform X1 yields MEIHNPAGDTAVISKRRKRRRGPKKATSQIVNQMYVDLEASKTRVNCEIANNSLAGGNLSAKRKQKRRKVKGKAGNNDEVKSRDQLNSMLYRQLPDNSLRQEIVNQMDVNLEASKTRRDCEIANNSLAEGNVSAKRKKRKKVKGKAGNNDEVKSRDQLNSSSYGQLRDNSLRQEIDDKLANNERVQNTNQDMIDIETVNLTEGIMNQRMGQSHSMSKLQLSDTNLRQEICGKLIEIVHVQHTDQNKVDTEPTVNLAEGNVSIKRKRKKKRIKRKTGNKDELQDLDQSNSASNLQSDNNLRQEIDNKLTENEDVRSTDHKKMDIESTYNLAEGNKSMKRKKKRKKAKSKDKNKDKVQCMDPANDISNLQLSEKYAGRTIDGKHIENECTAREFTFHARKEYKPCHSDHLVDMVDVSTRSASEVPEGRSVPFAGPMGLKMKVFPCESQQKPAHNQIPIEDVTFQNVLNKVNNGLFVVEGTTSLGPSGVKEAESKSKDLGEYPSRPPISTHRRKLLVLDVNGLLAYIVMPPPKDRKADKNILRRAVFKRPFCDDFLKFCFQNFDVGIWSSRAKEVIDRIVDYLLGNLKPKLLFCWNMSHSTQSGFKTLENIHKPLVCKELRKIWENDGCKFSWKNGQYNESNTLLIDDSPYKALLNPLHTAIFPHPYHYEDKDDNSLGPGGHLRVYLEGLLESENVQEYVEHHPFGQSAINETNVSWQFYSGVLQKFSNKIQARDNPTPMVTSSQNLTSPPRDKVLDLERNSIAHSTATPINTINPEVRPIHSSLALSAAQ; encoded by the exons ATGGAAATACACAATCCTGCTGGAGATACTGCTGTTATCAGTAAAAGAAGGAAAAGACGAAGAGGACCGAAGAAGGCTACTTCTCAAATTGTGAATCAGATGTATGTTGATTTGGAAGCGTCGAAGACAAGAGTAAATTGTGAAATAGCCAATAATAGTCTTGCTGGAGGTAATTTGAGTGCCAAAAGAAAACAGAAGAGGAGAAAAGTCAAGGGTAAGGCAGGAAATAACGATGAAGTCAAAAGCAGGGACCAGTTGAATTCTATGTTATATCGGCAATTACCAGATAATAGCCTTAGACAAGAGATTGTGAATCAGATGGATGTCAATTTGGAAGCCTCGAAGACAAGACGAGATTGTGAAATAGCCAATAATAGTCTTGCTGAAGGTAATGTGAGTGCCAAACGAAAGAAGAGGAAAAAAGTCAAGGGTAAGGCAGGAAATAATGATGAAGTCAAAAGCAGGGACCAGTTGAATTCTAGTTCATATGGGCAATTACGGGATAATAGCCTTAGACAAGAGATTGACGATAAGCTCGCCAACAATGAGCGTGTCCAAAACACCAACCAGGATATGATCGATATAGAAACAGTTAATCTTACTGAAGGCATTATGAACCAAAGGATGGGTCAGTCACATTCCATGTCTAAATTACAACTATCAGATACAAACTTGAGACAAGAGATTTGTGGTAAGCTCATTGAGATTGTGCATGTCCAACATACTGACCAGAATAAAGTGGATACAGAGCCAACAGTTAATCTTGCCGAAGGTAATGTGAGtatcaaaagaaaaaggaagaagAAAAGGATCAAGAGGAAGACAGGAAATAAAGATGAACTCCAAGACTTGGACCAGTCAAATTCCGCATCAAATTTACAATCAGATAACAACCTTAGACAGGAGATTGATAACAAGCTCACTGAGAATGAGGATGTCCGAAGCACTGACCACAAAAAGATGGATATAGAGTCAACTTATAATCTTGCCGAAGGTAACAAGAGtatgaaaagaaaaaagaaaaggaaaaaggcTAAGAGTAAAGACAAAAATAAGGATAAAGTCCAATGCATGGACCCGGCCAATGACATCTCAAATTTACAGTTATCAGAGAAATACGCTGGACGAACAATTGATGGTAAGCATATTGAAAATGAGTGCACTGCTCGGGAATTTACTTTTCATGCAAGAAAAGAGTATAAACCTTGCCATAGTGATCACTTAGTTGACATGGTTGATGTTTCAACTAGAAGTGCTTCTGAAGTACCTGAAGGGAGATCTGTACCTTTTGCAGGGCCCATGGGATTGAAAATGAAGGTCTTTCCTTGTGAAAGCCAACAAAAACCTGCTCATAATCAGATACCAATTGAGGATGTAACGTTTCAGAATGTGTTAAACAAAGTGAACAATGGATTATTTGTTGTTGAGGGAACCACAAGTCTTGGCCCATCGGGTGTGAAGGAAGCAGAATCCAAATCAAAGGATTTAGGCGAATATCCAAGCAGACCACCCATCAGCACCCATAGGAGAAAACTTCTAGTCCTTGATGTAAATGGTCTACTTGCATACATAGTAATGCCACCTCCTAAAGATCGTAAAGccgataaaaatatattaagacGTGCAG TTTTCAAGAGACCTTTCTGcgatgattttttgaaattttgcttTCAGAACTTTGATGTGGGCATATGGTCATCAAGAGCCAA GGAAGTTATTGATAGAATTGTTGATTATTTACTGGGAAATCTGAAACCGAAGTTGCTTTTTTGTTGG AACATGTCACATAGTACTCAATCAGGGTTCAAAACTCTTGAAAACATTCATAAGCCCTTGGTCTGCAAGGAGTTGAGGAAAATTTGGGAAAATGATGGCTGCAAATTTTCTTGGAAGAATGGACAATACAATGAATCCAACACTCTGCTGATAGATGATTCTCCTTACAAAGCCTTGCTCAATCCA TTGCACACTGCAATATTTCCGCATCCGTACCATTACGAGGATAAAGATGACAATTCGTTAG GACCCGGAGGCCATCTACGAGTTTACTTGGAAGGGTTACTAGAATCCGAAAATGTCCAGGAATATGTGGAGCACCACCCATTTGGTCAAAGTGCTATAAACGAAACGAATGTCTCATGGCAATTCTACTCGGGTGTTCTTCAAAAGTTTTCCAACAAAATCCAAGCTAGAGACAATCCCACTCCGATGGTAACTTCGAGTCAAAACCTTACCTCTCCACCAAGGGACAAAGTTTTGGATCTGGAACGCAACAGCATTGCTCACTCGACAGCTACTCCTATAAACACAATAAATCCTGAAGTACGCCCTATTCATTCGTCCCTTGCATTGAGTGCCGCACAATAA
- the LOC140891116 gene encoding uncharacterized protein isoform X2 yields MEIHNPAGDTAVISKRRKRRRGPKKATSQIVNQMYVDLEASKTRVNCEIANNSLAGGNLSAKRKQKRRKVKGKAGNNDEVKSRDQLNSMLYRQLPDNSLRQEIVNQMDVNLEASKTRRDCEIANNSLAEGNVSAKRKKRKKVKGKAGNNDEVKSRDQLNSSSYGQLRDNSLRQEIDDKLANNERVQNTNQDMIDIETVNLTEGIMNQRMGQSHSMSKLQLSDTNLRQEICGKLIEIVHVQHTDQNKVDTEPTVNLAEGNVSIKRKRKKKRIKRKTGNKDELQDLDQSNSASNLQSDNNLRQEIDNKLTENEDVRSTDHKKMDIESTYNLAEGNKSMKRKKKRKKAKSKDKNKDKVQCMDPANDISNLQLSEKYAGRTIDGPMGLKMKVFPCESQQKPAHNQIPIEDVTFQNVLNKVNNGLFVVEGTTSLGPSGVKEAESKSKDLGEYPSRPPISTHRRKLLVLDVNGLLAYIVMPPPKDRKADKNILRRAVFKRPFCDDFLKFCFQNFDVGIWSSRAKEVIDRIVDYLLGNLKPKLLFCWNMSHSTQSGFKTLENIHKPLVCKELRKIWENDGCKFSWKNGQYNESNTLLIDDSPYKALLNPLHTAIFPHPYHYEDKDDNSLGPGGHLRVYLEGLLESENVQEYVEHHPFGQSAINETNVSWQFYSGVLQKFSNKIQARDNPTPMVTSSQNLTSPPRDKVLDLERNSIAHSTATPINTINPEVRPIHSSLALSAAQ; encoded by the exons ATGGAAATACACAATCCTGCTGGAGATACTGCTGTTATCAGTAAAAGAAGGAAAAGACGAAGAGGACCGAAGAAGGCTACTTCTCAAATTGTGAATCAGATGTATGTTGATTTGGAAGCGTCGAAGACAAGAGTAAATTGTGAAATAGCCAATAATAGTCTTGCTGGAGGTAATTTGAGTGCCAAAAGAAAACAGAAGAGGAGAAAAGTCAAGGGTAAGGCAGGAAATAACGATGAAGTCAAAAGCAGGGACCAGTTGAATTCTATGTTATATCGGCAATTACCAGATAATAGCCTTAGACAAGAGATTGTGAATCAGATGGATGTCAATTTGGAAGCCTCGAAGACAAGACGAGATTGTGAAATAGCCAATAATAGTCTTGCTGAAGGTAATGTGAGTGCCAAACGAAAGAAGAGGAAAAAAGTCAAGGGTAAGGCAGGAAATAATGATGAAGTCAAAAGCAGGGACCAGTTGAATTCTAGTTCATATGGGCAATTACGGGATAATAGCCTTAGACAAGAGATTGACGATAAGCTCGCCAACAATGAGCGTGTCCAAAACACCAACCAGGATATGATCGATATAGAAACAGTTAATCTTACTGAAGGCATTATGAACCAAAGGATGGGTCAGTCACATTCCATGTCTAAATTACAACTATCAGATACAAACTTGAGACAAGAGATTTGTGGTAAGCTCATTGAGATTGTGCATGTCCAACATACTGACCAGAATAAAGTGGATACAGAGCCAACAGTTAATCTTGCCGAAGGTAATGTGAGtatcaaaagaaaaaggaagaagAAAAGGATCAAGAGGAAGACAGGAAATAAAGATGAACTCCAAGACTTGGACCAGTCAAATTCCGCATCAAATTTACAATCAGATAACAACCTTAGACAGGAGATTGATAACAAGCTCACTGAGAATGAGGATGTCCGAAGCACTGACCACAAAAAGATGGATATAGAGTCAACTTATAATCTTGCCGAAGGTAACAAGAGtatgaaaagaaaaaagaaaaggaaaaaggcTAAGAGTAAAGACAAAAATAAGGATAAAGTCCAATGCATGGACCCGGCCAATGACATCTCAAATTTACAGTTATCAGAGAAATACGCTGGACGAACAATTGATG GGCCCATGGGATTGAAAATGAAGGTCTTTCCTTGTGAAAGCCAACAAAAACCTGCTCATAATCAGATACCAATTGAGGATGTAACGTTTCAGAATGTGTTAAACAAAGTGAACAATGGATTATTTGTTGTTGAGGGAACCACAAGTCTTGGCCCATCGGGTGTGAAGGAAGCAGAATCCAAATCAAAGGATTTAGGCGAATATCCAAGCAGACCACCCATCAGCACCCATAGGAGAAAACTTCTAGTCCTTGATGTAAATGGTCTACTTGCATACATAGTAATGCCACCTCCTAAAGATCGTAAAGccgataaaaatatattaagacGTGCAG TTTTCAAGAGACCTTTCTGcgatgattttttgaaattttgcttTCAGAACTTTGATGTGGGCATATGGTCATCAAGAGCCAA GGAAGTTATTGATAGAATTGTTGATTATTTACTGGGAAATCTGAAACCGAAGTTGCTTTTTTGTTGG AACATGTCACATAGTACTCAATCAGGGTTCAAAACTCTTGAAAACATTCATAAGCCCTTGGTCTGCAAGGAGTTGAGGAAAATTTGGGAAAATGATGGCTGCAAATTTTCTTGGAAGAATGGACAATACAATGAATCCAACACTCTGCTGATAGATGATTCTCCTTACAAAGCCTTGCTCAATCCA TTGCACACTGCAATATTTCCGCATCCGTACCATTACGAGGATAAAGATGACAATTCGTTAG GACCCGGAGGCCATCTACGAGTTTACTTGGAAGGGTTACTAGAATCCGAAAATGTCCAGGAATATGTGGAGCACCACCCATTTGGTCAAAGTGCTATAAACGAAACGAATGTCTCATGGCAATTCTACTCGGGTGTTCTTCAAAAGTTTTCCAACAAAATCCAAGCTAGAGACAATCCCACTCCGATGGTAACTTCGAGTCAAAACCTTACCTCTCCACCAAGGGACAAAGTTTTGGATCTGGAACGCAACAGCATTGCTCACTCGACAGCTACTCCTATAAACACAATAAATCCTGAAGTACGCCCTATTCATTCGTCCCTTGCATTGAGTGCCGCACAATAA